One genomic segment of Paenibacillus sp. FSL H8-0332 includes these proteins:
- a CDS encoding MarR family transcriptional regulator, producing MNKEEQVLTAFRELFNKMSWLNKSKMETSLKGNKPSEVHCIEYIGRHEDTNVTKLAEALYMTRGAISKITRKLLHKGLIESYQKPENQKEIYFRLTRQGKAVYQIHDELHQEFRERDRAVFEQVTDSQYAGMLSFMENYNRHLDEEIKKQELENSSEED from the coding sequence GGTTTTAACCGCTTTCCGGGAATTATTTAATAAGATGAGCTGGCTGAACAAGTCGAAGATGGAGACCAGTCTTAAGGGCAATAAACCCTCTGAGGTGCACTGTATTGAATACATCGGACGGCACGAAGACACCAACGTGACCAAGCTTGCAGAGGCCTTGTACATGACCAGAGGGGCTATAAGCAAGATTACACGGAAGCTCCTGCACAAGGGGCTTATCGAGAGCTACCAGAAGCCGGAGAATCAGAAGGAAATCTATTTCAGGCTTACCCGTCAAGGGAAGGCTGTATATCAGATCCATGACGAATTGCACCAGGAGTTCCGGGAGCGGGATAGAGCTGTGTTTGAGCAGGTGACCGACAGTCAGTATGCCGGTATGCTCAGCTTCATGGAGAATTACAATAGGCATTTGGATGAAGAGATTAAGAAGCAGGAGCTGGAGAACAGCTCGGAAGAAGATTAA